From uncultured Methanobrevibacter sp., one genomic window encodes:
- a CDS encoding dihydroorotate dehydrogenase encodes MLNTNICGVEFRNPLMLAAGIMGSNASSMNWILKSGAGGVVTKSFSLNPHPGYPNPTTVAVEGGILNAIGLSNPGVDNFKEELKRIERQNNVVIASIYGATPDEFSKLVGDVQEYVDMIELNISCPHAMEGFGASIGQDCNLSHTIVSAAKDAADVPIIAKLTPNVTDITEIAKTCEDAGADVISLINTLGPGMKINIDAARPVLFHKSGGMSGRAIKPIAISNVYSVYEAVDIPLIGVGGIYTFEDVVEFIFAGARAVQIGTAIMDEGVEVFGKINEGLEKFMSEKGYSSIDEMVGLAHREL; translated from the coding sequence ATGTTAAACACAAATATTTGCGGGGTAGAATTTAGAAATCCTTTAATGTTGGCTGCAGGTATTATGGGAAGTAATGCTTCATCCATGAATTGGATTTTAAAGTCAGGTGCAGGAGGGGTAGTAACCAAATCTTTTTCCCTAAATCCTCATCCGGGTTATCCAAATCCAACAACTGTTGCAGTTGAAGGAGGTATTTTAAATGCAATCGGACTTTCAAATCCGGGTGTAGATAATTTTAAAGAAGAATTAAAAAGAATTGAAAGGCAAAACAATGTTGTTATTGCTTCTATTTATGGAGCTACACCTGATGAATTTTCAAAATTGGTTGGTGATGTTCAGGAGTATGTTGACATGATTGAACTGAATATATCCTGTCCTCATGCAATGGAAGGTTTTGGAGCCTCTATTGGTCAGGACTGTAATTTAAGTCACACAATTGTTTCAGCGGCAAAAGATGCTGCAGATGTTCCAATCATTGCCAAATTAACTCCTAATGTTACAGACATTACTGAAATTGCCAAAACCTGTGAGGATGCTGGTGCTGATGTAATATCTCTCATTAACACATTAGGTCCTGGAATGAAAATTAACATTGACGCTGCAAGACCTGTCTTATTCCACAAGTCCGGAGGAATGAGTGGCCGCGCAATAAAACCGATTGCAATCAGCAATGTTTATTCTGTTTATGAAGCGGTTGATATTCCGTTGATTGGTGTTGGCGGGATATATACATTTGAAGATGTTGTGGAATTTATTTTTGCCGGTGCAAGAGCTGTCCAGATAGGAACTGCCATTATGGATGAAGGTGTGGAAGTATTTGGCAAAATAAATGAAGGACTGGAAAAATTCATGAGTGAAAAAGGGTATTCCTCCATTGATGAAATG
- a CDS encoding glycosyl transferase, with translation MSKQSFRDLKNEIELKNAEIDELTMELQDKTEEINKLKLYSTKLKYEKKNLEDKLDTKIDYDKATMKELDDLVDKLKEKDSIIEDKQDQVRYLRSLIDDYKQQLNANTENLEVQLRKITKTYESLLEQKDAIIQKQDEEISNLIKSKEEIIKSNKTNVISLKLQNEKYQEIIDKLTKTN, from the coding sequence ATGTCAAAACAAAGTTTTAGAGATTTAAAAAATGAAATTGAACTTAAAAATGCAGAAATTGATGAACTTACAATGGAACTTCAGGATAAGACTGAAGAAATTAACAAGTTAAAGTTATATTCTACAAAGCTTAAATATGAAAAGAAAAATTTAGAAGATAAACTTGACACTAAAATCGATTATGACAAGGCCACAATGAAAGAATTGGATGATTTGGTAGATAAACTGAAGGAAAAGGATTCAATTATTGAAGATAAACAGGATCAGGTAAGATATTTGAGGTCATTAATTGATGATTATAAGCAGCAGCTGAATGCAAACACTGAAAACTTGGAAGTTCAACTTAGAAAAATCACTAAAACATATGAAAGTTTACTTGAGCAAAAGGATGCTATTATTCAAAAACAGGATGAAGAAATTTCCAATCTAATCAAATCCAAAGAAGAAATCATCAAATCAAATAAAACAAATGTTATCAGTTTAAAATTGCAAAATGAAAAATATCAAGAAATCATTGATAAATTAACAAAAACTAATTAA
- a CDS encoding NOP5/NOP56 family protein produces MRCYITYSIKGFLAFNSENELICEKLFPEDEIIDRLGQIAEKQVVAEELEIIEEVSKKYDEVIIESNKRLSDYSNDKITIQNPNQGGEYLRNNYDKFDLSNEEITDIYQRLAIYKIKKESASEDKHLIQAINSIDEIDESISKLIERVREWYALYFPEMDVIRNNETYIKLISQNKTKEKIMEAKPDAFPDNVLDLEDDINPLDLEIMNKYANSIFELQKTRKEIEEYIDNKMESIAPNLRLLVGSSLGAKLISHAGGLKRLATYPSSTVQIMGAEKALFRHLKTGERPPKYGLIYQHPQVRGAKWWNRGKIARMLASKISLAVRRDVFTKSFDENAFNEFIEKVEEIEKNNPFPTKTTKKRKEEKGKVKNKKRKGKKRKKRR; encoded by the coding sequence ATGCGATGCTATATAACTTACTCTATTAAGGGATTTTTAGCTTTTAATAGTGAAAATGAACTAATTTGTGAAAAGTTATTTCCGGAAGATGAAATAATTGACAGATTAGGTCAGATTGCAGAAAAACAAGTGGTAGCTGAAGAACTTGAAATAATTGAAGAAGTTTCAAAAAAATATGATGAAGTAATAATTGAGTCAAATAAAAGATTATCCGATTATTCAAACGATAAAATTACCATTCAAAACCCGAATCAGGGCGGAGAATATTTAAGAAATAATTATGATAAATTTGATTTAAGCAATGAAGAGATTACCGATATTTACCAGAGATTAGCTATTTATAAGATTAAAAAAGAATCTGCAAGTGAAGACAAACATTTAATTCAAGCTATAAATTCCATTGATGAAATTGATGAAAGCATATCCAAACTGATTGAACGTGTTAGAGAATGGTATGCTCTGTACTTCCCCGAAATGGACGTGATTAGAAATAATGAGACATATATAAAATTAATTTCCCAAAATAAAACTAAAGAAAAGATTATGGAAGCTAAACCTGATGCATTCCCAGACAATGTCTTGGATTTGGAAGATGATATCAACCCGTTAGATTTGGAAATAATGAATAAATATGCAAATTCCATTTTTGAGCTTCAAAAAACAAGAAAGGAAATAGAAGAATACATAGATAATAAAATGGAATCCATAGCTCCGAATTTAAGACTGCTTGTAGGATCATCACTTGGAGCCAAGTTAATTTCACATGCAGGCGGCCTGAAACGACTTGCAACTTACCCTTCAAGTACCGTTCAGATAATGGGTGCGGAAAAGGCATTATTCAGACATCTAAAAACTGGAGAAAGACCTCCAAAATACGGTTTGATATATCAGCACCCCCAAGTAAGAGGTGCAAAATGGTGGAATAGAGGTAAAATTGCCAGAATGCTAGCAAGCAAAATTTCACTAGCTGTGCGCAGAGACGTTTTTACAAAATCATTTGATGAAAATGCATTTAATGAATTTATCGAAAAAGTAGAAGAAATTGAAAAAAATAATCCTTTTCCAACTAAAACAACTAAAAAAAGAAAAGAAGAAAAAGGCAAAGTAAAAAATAAGAAAAGAAAAGGTAAAAAAAGAAAGAAAAGGAGATGA
- a CDS encoding fibrillarin-like rRNA/tRNA 2'-O-methyltransferase: protein MNVYFKDGNVATKNLTPGISVYGEELIKEDEEYRIWNPKRSKLAAALLNGLENLEILDTSKVLYLGASTGTTVSHISDITINGRIYAVEFSPTTAKKLVRLSRQRPNIAPILGDATKPKGYLNLVEKADLVYCDVAQPTQSELFMKNMNLFAKDKGVGLLMIKARSIDVVQKPKKIFKEQEKKLKEKGFKIIEKVKLEPYEKDHIALLVEKNF from the coding sequence ATGAATGTTTATTTTAAAGATGGTAATGTAGCTACCAAAAATTTAACTCCGGGCATCTCAGTTTATGGTGAAGAATTAATAAAAGAAGATGAGGAATACCGGATATGGAATCCTAAACGTTCCAAATTAGCAGCCGCCCTTTTAAATGGGCTGGAAAATTTGGAGATTTTAGACACTTCAAAAGTGCTATACTTAGGCGCATCAACCGGAACAACAGTTTCACATATTTCTGACATCACAATCAACGGAAGAATATACGCAGTTGAATTTTCACCAACAACAGCAAAAAAATTAGTCCGGCTTTCACGTCAAAGGCCCAATATTGCTCCAATTTTAGGAGATGCAACCAAACCCAAAGGATATTTAAATCTGGTTGAAAAAGCAGACCTAGTTTACTGTGATGTTGCTCAACCAACACAAAGTGAACTTTTCATGAAAAATATGAATTTATTTGCAAAGGATAAAGGTGTTGGCTTATTAATGATAAAAGCTAGAAGTATTGACGTGGTTCAAAAACCAAAAAAGATATTCAAAGAACAAGAGAAGAAACTGAAAGAAAAAGGTTTTAAGATTATTGAAAAAGTGAAACTAGAACCCTACGAAAAAGACCATATTGCATTGTTAGTAGAAAAAAATTTTTAA